In Elaeis guineensis isolate ETL-2024a chromosome 1, EG11, whole genome shotgun sequence, a genomic segment contains:
- the LOC105038434 gene encoding 1-aminocyclopropane-1-carboxylate oxidase codes for MAIPVIDFSKLDGKERAQTMAQIANGCQEWGFFQLVNHGIPVELLERVKKVSSECYKLREEAFKKSNPIQLLNKLEDQKVEEDAIKRLDDVDWEDVFFLQDDNEWPSNPPEFKETMKEYRRELKKLAEKVMEVMDENLGLEKGCIKNVFSGNGEHEPFFGTKVSHYPPCPRLDLVNGLRAHTDAGGVILLFQDDQVGGLQILKDGQWIDVQPMANAIVINTGDQIEVLSNGRYKSVWHRVLATSNGNRRSIASFYNPSLKATIAPATPKEEVHVLYPKFVFGDYMDVYVKQKFLPKEPRFKAVAAG; via the exons ATGGCGATTCCAGTCATCGACTTCTCAAAGCTGGATGGCAAGGAAAGGGCACAAACTATGGCCCAGATCGCCAATGGATGCCAAGAGTGGGGATTCTTTCAG CTGGTGAACCATGGGATTCCAGTGGAGCTTCTCGAACGAGTTAAGAAGGTGAGCTCTGAATGCTACAAGCTGAGAGAAGAAGCTTTCAAGAAATCCAACCCTATCCAATTGTTGAACAAATTGGAGGACCAAAAAGTTGAGGAGGATGCTATTAAGCGGTTGGATGATGTAGATTGGGAGGATGTGTTTTTTCTCCAGGATGATAATGAGTGGCCATCCAACCCCCCTGAGTTCAA GGAAACCATGAAGGAATACAGGAGAGAGCTCAAAAAACTAGCTGAAAAGGTGATGGAAGTTATGGATGAGAACTTGGGCTTGGAGAAGGGCTGCATAAAGAATGTGTTCTCCGGCAATGGCGAGCATGAGCCCTTCTTTGGGACCAAGGTGAGCCACTACCCACCATGCCCACGCTTGGACCTTGTGAATGGCCTCCGTGCTCACACCGATGCCGGTGGTGTCATCCTCCTCTTCCAAGACGATCAAGTTGGCGGCCTCCAGATCCTTAAGGATGGCCAGTGGATTGACGTTCAGCCTATGGCCAATGCCATTGTGATCAACACTGGAGATCAGATAGAGGTGCTCAGCAATGGGCGATACAAGAGCGTGTGGCACCGTGTGCTTGCCACCAGCAATGGTAACCGCCGCTCCATTGCCTCCTTCTATAATCCTTCCCTCAAGGCCACCATAGCTCCAGCCACCCCCAAAGAGGAGGTCCATGTTTTGTATCCGAAGTTTGTTTTTGGGGACTATATGGATGTGTATGTCAAGCAGAAGTTCCTGCCCAAGGAGCCAAGGTTTAAAGCGGTGGCAGCCGGGTGA
- the LOC105038433 gene encoding probable anion transporter 6 — protein MEQLNIMSLRFPKRYLIVLLTFISTNVCYIERMGFSIAYTVAADAIGVDQSSKGLILSTFYYGYVVSQVPGGWAAQRLGGRRVLLMSFVLWSSTCALVPLDPSKVSILVLARLLVGVAQGFIFPSIHTVLAQWVPPHERSRSVSLTTSGMYLGAAGGMLLLPSLVKYKGPQSVFVVEAALGAIWSILWFKCASDPPRSDHPKAMAAGFGESLLPKTRLKDKMRVQNGGNSLNATKIPWKRIIFSLPVWAIVVNNFTFHYALYVLMNWLPTYFELGLQLSLQEMGSSKMLPYLNMFIFSNIGGVAADHLITRRILSVTKTRKLLNTVGFIIAAFALMALPYFRTSAGTVFCSSLSLGFLALGRAGFAVNHLDVAPRYAGIVMGVSNTAGTLAGIVGVGLTGSILEAAKTANLDLSSSESWRSVFFVPGYLCIFSSVIFLIFATGERIFE, from the coding sequence ATGGAACAGTTAAATataatgagtttgagatttccaAAGCGATATCTTATTGTTCTGCTGACGTTCATCAGCACAAATGTGTGCTACATTGAGCGTATGGGCTTCTCAATTGCTTACACTGTGGCTGCAGATGCCATTGGTGTAGATCAATCAAGCAAGGGCCTGATACTTTCAACATTCTACTATGGGTATGTTGTCTCACAGGTTCCTGGTGGATGGGCAGCACAGCGACTAGGAGGAAGGCGTGTTCTGCTTATGTCATTTGTACTGTGGTCTTCAACATGTGCTTTAGTTCCACTGGACCCTAGTAAAGTCAGTATATTAGTGCTTGCTCGCTTGCTTGTTGGGGTGGCACAGGGATTCATATTTCCCTCCATTCATACAGTGCTAGCGCAATGGGTCCCTCCACATGAGCGTTCCCGTTCTGTATCTCTTACAACTTCAGGGATGTACCTAGGTGCAGCTGGTGGCATGCTTCTACTACCAAGCTTGGTGAAGTACAAGGGTCCTCAGTCAGTTTTTGTGGTTGAAGCAGCATTGGGTGCCATCTGGTCTATCCTTTGGTTTAAATGTGCTAGCGATCCACCTCGTTCTGATCATCCTAAGGCAATGGCTGCTGGTTTTGGGGAGTCTTTGTTGCCTAAAACTCGGCTGAAAGATAAGATGAGAGTGCAAAATGGTGGAAATTCTCTCAATGCCACTAAGATCCCATGGAAGAGGATAATATTCAGTCTGCCAGTTTGGGCAATTGTGGTGAACAACTTCACTTTCCATTATGCATTATATGTGCTTATGAATTGGTTGCCAACGTATTTTGAACTCGGTCTTCAGCTCAGTCTTCAGGAGATGGGATCTTCGAAGATGCTCCCTTACCTGAACAtgtttattttttctaatatagGTGGAGTAGCAGCAGATCACCTGATTACAAGAAGGATCTTGTCTGTGACAAAGACTCGTAAACTTTTGAATACTGTTGGGTTCATCATAGCTGCTTTTGCTTTGATGGCCCTCCCATATTTCAGAACTTCTGCAGGGACTGTGTTCTGTTCTTCACTTTCTCTTGGCTTTTTGGCACTAGGAAGAGCAGGATTTGCTGTAAATCACCTGGATGTGGCTCCAAGGTATGCAGGCATTGTGATGGGAGTTTCTAATACGGCCGGCACATTGGCTGGTATTGTTGGTGTGGGGCTCACAGGGAGCATTCTGGAGGCTGCAAAGACTGCTAATCTAGATCTTTCAAGCTCTGAGAGCTGGAGATCCGTATTCTTTGTTCCAGGATACCTCTGCATATTCAGTTctgttatttttttaatatttgcaacGGGAGAAAGAATTTTCGAGTAA
- the LOC105038432 gene encoding PLASTID TRANSCRIPTIONALLY ACTIVE protein 6, chloroplastic, whose amino-acid sequence MRTLLLSLPSPHPTLTAPTSLSSLSPKPTLTPKSLPLLSATPSTSLYFLALATKNPWGKAGKKRTRKGRRDLRAGADEDDVEAGAGDEYDLEEGDEVEELDNKKDYDVEYDRLLGAPVSPAAAAAEDASPDDIEMVPSESFVSTQGWDSETVVDYRINEEEFHKISLLHCDFFIRKPPDPDNNVFDFREMYVTPPDTDVYSIPKVLSPMPQKYIRCSKSNYGCYNVTEPPIDAPRDPLYKTEREIHKVFLTKHYRNRRLSDAEFVLDFEEIYVIDSKTKSITRAKVLVTIPEGKNRDRSNDLLIIRDGGTSFKIIDKSERVDPTTVIEREEWIQTRQEMENHLRKLRDFPVSNWF is encoded by the exons atgagAACTCTACTCCTTTCCCTCCCCAGTCCTCATCCCACCCTCACTGCCCCAACCTCCCTCTCCTCGCTCTCACCAAAACCAACCCTAACCCCAAAATCCCTTCCTCTCCTCTCCGCCACTCCCTCCACCTCGCTCTATTTTCTCGCTCTCGCCACCAAGAATCCATGGGGAAAGGCCGGGAAGAAGAGGACGAGGAAGGGGCGGAGGGATCTCCGTGCCGGCGCCGACGAGGACGACGTGGAGGCGGGCGCCGGCGATGAGTACGACCTGGAGGAGGGGGACGAGGTGGAGGAGCTGGACAACAAGAAGGACTACGACGTCGAGTACGACCGCCTCCTCGGCGCTCCCGTCTCGCCCGCTGCCGCCGCTGCCGAGGACGCGTCGCCGGACGATATCGAGATGGTGCCGAGCGAGAGCTTTGTGTCGACCCAGGGTTGGGACTCGGAGACGGTGGTCGATTACCGGATCAACGAGGAGGAGTTCCACAAGATCAGCCTCCTCCATTGTGACTTCTTTATACGGAAGCCCCCCGACCCCGATAACAATGTCTTCGACTTCAGAGAG ATGTATGTCACTCCTCCTGACACCGATGTGTATTCGATTCCAAAGGTTCTCTCTCCGATGCCGCAGAAG TACATACGCTGTTCAAAATCTAATTATGGATGCTATAATGTTACTGAACCACCCATAGATGCACCTCGAGATCCATTATATAAAACTGAGCGGGAGATCCATAAG GTTTTCTTAACAAAGCACTACAGAAACAGGCGACTGAGTGATGCAGAGTTCGTTCTTGATTTTGAGGAGATTTACGTTATTGACTCGAAAACAAAATCAATCACAAGAGCCAAAGTTTTG GTAACTATTCCCGAAGGAAAAAACAGGGATAGAAGTAATGACCTGCTAATCATACGTGATGGCGGAACTTCTTTCAAAATTATCGACAAG AGTGAAAGGGTTGATCCAACTACTGTCATAGAGAGAGAGGAGTGGATCCAGACGAGACAAGAGATGGAGAATCATCTTCGGAAGCTGCGGGACTTCCCTGTTTCAAATTGGTTTTAA